The proteins below are encoded in one region of Nyctibius grandis isolate bNycGra1 chromosome 7, bNycGra1.pri, whole genome shotgun sequence:
- the IDI1 gene encoding isopentenyl-diphosphate Delta-isomerase 1 isoform X1, protein MWRVLRRAGAVGLRGAAVPQGRCCRRCVWGCPQPLASAASLYRGKARAESRTCAAITMPEVNTDHLDEQQVQLLAEMCILIDENDNKIGADTKKNCHLNENIDKGLLHRAFSVFLFNTEEKLLLQQRSNAKITFPDCFTNTCCSHPLSHPLELEENNAIGVRRAAQRRLKEELGIPMEQVTPEEISYLTRIHYKAKSDGIWGEHEIDYILFVQKDVTLNPDPNEIQSYCYVTRKELKQLLDKASKKKVKITPWFKLIAETFLFKWWDNLSNLNKFVDHEKIHRM, encoded by the exons ATGTGGCGCGTGCTGCGGCGGGCCGGTGCTGTAGGCCTCCGCGGAGCCGCCGTCCCTCAGGGGCGTTGCTGCCGCCGTTGCGTGTGGGGTTGCCCGCAGCCGCTCGCCTCCGCCGCCAGCCTGTATCGGGGGAAAGCCCGGGCCGAGAG TAGAACGTGTGCTGCCATCACGATGCCTGAAGTAAACACAGATCACCTGGATGAGCAGCAGGTGCAGCTCCTGGCAGAGATGTGCATCCTTATCGATGAAAATGATAATAAGATTGGAGCCGATACCAAGAAAAACTGTCACTTGAATGAAAACATTGATAAAG gTTTACTGCACCgagctttcagtgttttcttatttaatacagaagagaaactgttgctgcagcagaggtcaaatgcaaaaattacatttccag ATTGTTTTACCAACACTTGTTGCAGTCATCCTCTAAGCCATCCCCtagaactggaagaaaataatgccATCGGTGTTCggagagcagcacagagacGACTGAAAGAAGAGTTAGGAATTCCCATGGAGCAg GTAACTCCAGAAGAAATCTCCTATCTGACACGAATTCACTACAAGGCCAAATCTGATGGGATCTGGGGTGAACATGAGATAGACTATATCTTATTTGTCCAGAAGGATGTAACTCTGAATCCCGACCCTAATGAGATCCAAAGCTACTGCTACGTGACACGGAAAGAACTGAAACAGCTCTTGGACAAAGCCTCcaagaaaaaagttaagattACTCCGTGGTTTAAACTCATTGCAGAGACCTTTCTTTTTAAGTGGTGGGATAACTTATCTAACTTGAACAAATTTGTTGATCATGAAAAGATACACAGAATGTAA
- the IDI1 gene encoding isopentenyl-diphosphate Delta-isomerase 1 isoform X2, whose amino-acid sequence MWRVLRRAGAVGLRGAAVPQGRCCRRCVWGCPQPLASAASLYRGKARAERTCAAITMPEVNTDHLDEQQVQLLAEMCILIDENDNKIGADTKKNCHLNENIDKGLLHRAFSVFLFNTEEKLLLQQRSNAKITFPDCFTNTCCSHPLSHPLELEENNAIGVRRAAQRRLKEELGIPMEQVTPEEISYLTRIHYKAKSDGIWGEHEIDYILFVQKDVTLNPDPNEIQSYCYVTRKELKQLLDKASKKKVKITPWFKLIAETFLFKWWDNLSNLNKFVDHEKIHRM is encoded by the exons ATGTGGCGCGTGCTGCGGCGGGCCGGTGCTGTAGGCCTCCGCGGAGCCGCCGTCCCTCAGGGGCGTTGCTGCCGCCGTTGCGTGTGGGGTTGCCCGCAGCCGCTCGCCTCCGCCGCCAGCCTGTATCGGGGGAAAGCCCGGGCCGAGAG AACGTGTGCTGCCATCACGATGCCTGAAGTAAACACAGATCACCTGGATGAGCAGCAGGTGCAGCTCCTGGCAGAGATGTGCATCCTTATCGATGAAAATGATAATAAGATTGGAGCCGATACCAAGAAAAACTGTCACTTGAATGAAAACATTGATAAAG gTTTACTGCACCgagctttcagtgttttcttatttaatacagaagagaaactgttgctgcagcagaggtcaaatgcaaaaattacatttccag ATTGTTTTACCAACACTTGTTGCAGTCATCCTCTAAGCCATCCCCtagaactggaagaaaataatgccATCGGTGTTCggagagcagcacagagacGACTGAAAGAAGAGTTAGGAATTCCCATGGAGCAg GTAACTCCAGAAGAAATCTCCTATCTGACACGAATTCACTACAAGGCCAAATCTGATGGGATCTGGGGTGAACATGAGATAGACTATATCTTATTTGTCCAGAAGGATGTAACTCTGAATCCCGACCCTAATGAGATCCAAAGCTACTGCTACGTGACACGGAAAGAACTGAAACAGCTCTTGGACAAAGCCTCcaagaaaaaagttaagattACTCCGTGGTTTAAACTCATTGCAGAGACCTTTCTTTTTAAGTGGTGGGATAACTTATCTAACTTGAACAAATTTGTTGATCATGAAAAGATACACAGAATGTAA